The Vallitalea okinawensis genome window below encodes:
- a CDS encoding V-type ATP synthase subunit B gives MSIQYVGLKEIKGSLIILEGVTDVAFEEIVEITLEHGEKRVGRVIQITGDVAIVQIFEGTVGLSGSNTKTLFTGHPLEMPLSKEVLGRTFDGKGRPIDGLGEILAEKKIDINGSPLNPVTRKYPRNFIQTGISAIDGLTTLIRGQKLPVFSGNGLPHDQLAVQIVQQAKIAEGKGIENFAVVFAAMGVKNDVADYFRRSFEESGVIQKVAMFLNLANDPVAERIVTPRCALTTAEYLAFEHNMHVLVILTDMTSYCEALREISSSKGEIPSRKGFPGYTYSDLASLYERAGMLKDREGSITQIPILTMPNDDITHPIPDLTGYITEGQVVLSRELHQKGVYPPIIVLPSLSRLMKDGIGKGYTREDHPSVANQLFAAYAHVQEVKALASVIGEDELSDIDKKYMTFGHAFEKEFVSQGRNENRDIDGTLDLGWSLLGILPREELDRIAPELLDEYYKPYKKKGSDA, from the coding sequence ATGAGTATACAATACGTAGGTTTAAAAGAGATTAAAGGATCTTTGATCATACTTGAAGGTGTTACAGATGTAGCATTTGAAGAAATCGTAGAAATCACATTAGAGCATGGTGAAAAGCGTGTAGGACGTGTTATTCAAATAACTGGTGACGTAGCTATCGTACAGATTTTTGAAGGAACTGTTGGTTTATCAGGCTCTAACACAAAGACGTTATTTACAGGGCATCCTCTTGAAATGCCGCTATCAAAAGAAGTTCTAGGACGTACCTTTGATGGTAAAGGACGTCCCATCGATGGATTAGGAGAAATACTGGCAGAGAAGAAAATAGATATTAATGGAAGTCCATTAAATCCTGTTACGAGGAAGTACCCAAGGAACTTTATACAAACTGGTATTTCTGCTATTGATGGTTTGACAACTCTGATCAGAGGTCAAAAATTACCTGTATTCTCGGGAAACGGTTTACCTCATGATCAATTAGCGGTTCAAATTGTACAGCAGGCAAAAATTGCTGAAGGTAAGGGTATTGAAAACTTTGCAGTAGTTTTTGCAGCTATGGGTGTTAAAAATGATGTAGCGGATTACTTTAGAAGAAGTTTTGAAGAAAGCGGCGTTATTCAAAAGGTTGCTATGTTTTTGAATCTTGCTAATGATCCAGTAGCAGAAAGAATTGTTACACCACGTTGTGCGTTGACAACTGCAGAATATTTAGCTTTTGAACATAACATGCATGTCTTAGTTATACTAACCGATATGACATCTTATTGTGAAGCATTAAGAGAGATTTCTTCTTCTAAGGGAGAAATTCCATCAAGAAAAGGATTTCCAGGTTATACTTACTCTGATCTTGCTTCTTTATATGAAAGAGCTGGTATGTTAAAAGACCGAGAAGGATCCATTACTCAGATTCCAATTTTGACAATGCCAAACGATGATATTACCCATCCTATTCCAGATTTAACTGGTTATATCACCGAAGGGCAAGTGGTTTTAAGTAGAGAACTTCATCAGAAAGGTGTCTACCCACCTATTATCGTCTTGCCATCCTTATCCAGATTGATGAAAGATGGTATTGGAAAAGGTTATACAAGAGAAGATCATCCTTCTGTTGCAAATCAACTTTTTGCAGCCTATGCACATGTTCAAGAAGTAAAAGCTTTAGCATCTGTAATAGGGGAAGACGAGTTAAGTGATATCGATAAGAAGTACATGACATTTGGTCACGCTTTTGAGAAAGAATTTGTTTCTCAGGGTAGAAATGAAAACAGGGATATTGATGGAACCCTTGATTTAGGGTGGAGTTTACTTGGTATTTTACCTCGAGAAGAATTGGATCGTATTGCTCCAGAACTATTGGATGAATATTATAAACCATATAAGAAAAAAGGCAGTGATGCTTAA
- a CDS encoding V-type ATP synthase subunit A: MEQKGKIYEINGPVVTIEGSDKFEMLERVLVGNMQLTGEVIGITGDRAIVQVYEVTTGLKIGEPVYTTGMPLSLQLGPGIVGEVFDGIQRPLEYIAKKTGAFIGRGLQVEALDPEKKWETKILVKVGEEVKAGDTIAEVQETSLILHKVMLPPGKKGKVLSITNDGQYTIKDTIVTIEDDNGRKEDLTLVQYWPVRKPRPFDERKRMEMPLITGQRVIDTFFPIAKGGTAAIPGGFGTGKTMTQHQLAKWSDADLIVYIGCGERGNEITDVLEEFPKLIDPKSGKSLMERTVLIANTSNMPVAAREASIYTGITLAEYYRDMGYHVAIMADSTSRWAEALREISGRLEEMPAEEGFPAYLPSRLSQFYERAGYVENLNGTEGSVSIIGAVSPQGGDFSEPVTQNTKRFVRCFWALDRQLAYARHYPAINWLDSYTEYMDDLSSWYDEKISGEFLDLRKEMMGLLQEESSLMEIVKLIGADVLPEGQKLTLEITKTIRLGFLQQNAFHDIDTFVPLEKQYYMLKLIHQLKEKTREVIKKDIPVSQIRKTGIFEKLINIKYTVGNDDMSQFDEYFAAIDKECDSLIDSYRLFERKKQS, from the coding sequence GTGGAACAAAAGGGCAAAATCTATGAAATAAATGGACCCGTTGTTACCATTGAAGGTAGCGATAAGTTTGAGATGTTAGAACGGGTTTTGGTTGGGAATATGCAATTGACAGGTGAAGTAATTGGTATAACAGGCGACCGGGCTATTGTTCAGGTATATGAAGTAACAACTGGCTTAAAAATTGGTGAGCCGGTGTATACAACTGGAATGCCCTTATCTCTGCAATTAGGACCAGGGATTGTTGGAGAGGTTTTTGATGGGATTCAAAGACCTTTAGAATATATTGCGAAGAAAACAGGAGCATTTATAGGTAGAGGCTTACAGGTAGAAGCCTTGGATCCTGAAAAGAAATGGGAGACAAAGATCCTTGTAAAAGTAGGCGAAGAAGTAAAAGCGGGAGATACCATCGCAGAAGTACAAGAAACAAGTTTAATTCTTCATAAAGTTATGTTACCTCCAGGTAAAAAAGGTAAAGTGCTATCTATTACTAATGATGGTCAATATACAATAAAAGATACCATCGTTACTATAGAAGATGATAACGGGAGAAAAGAAGATTTAACTTTAGTACAGTATTGGCCAGTAAGAAAGCCACGTCCCTTTGATGAACGTAAACGCATGGAAATGCCACTTATAACTGGACAAAGAGTAATTGATACATTTTTCCCTATAGCTAAGGGAGGAACAGCTGCTATCCCTGGTGGGTTTGGTACAGGAAAAACCATGACGCAACATCAATTAGCAAAGTGGTCTGATGCTGACCTTATCGTCTATATAGGGTGTGGAGAACGTGGTAATGAAATTACAGACGTTTTAGAAGAGTTTCCTAAACTCATCGACCCTAAGTCAGGAAAATCTTTGATGGAAAGAACAGTACTTATTGCAAATACGTCCAATATGCCTGTTGCAGCAAGAGAAGCGTCTATCTATACTGGAATAACATTGGCAGAGTATTACCGTGATATGGGTTACCATGTAGCTATTATGGCTGACTCTACATCAAGATGGGCTGAAGCTCTTAGAGAGATATCAGGGCGCCTCGAAGAAATGCCAGCAGAAGAAGGCTTCCCAGCTTATCTTCCATCACGATTATCACAGTTTTATGAAAGAGCTGGTTATGTAGAAAACCTAAATGGTACAGAAGGGTCCGTATCCATTATAGGTGCTGTTTCACCGCAGGGAGGGGACTTCTCTGAGCCTGTCACACAAAATACGAAACGTTTTGTTCGTTGCTTCTGGGCTTTAGACCGTCAGTTAGCATATGCAAGGCATTATCCTGCAATTAACTGGTTAGACAGTTATACAGAGTACATGGATGATTTAAGCAGTTGGTACGATGAAAAAATATCTGGTGAATTCCTAGATTTACGTAAGGAAATGATGGGGCTGCTTCAAGAAGAAAGTAGTCTAATGGAGATTGTCAAATTAATAGGTGCTGACGTATTACCAGAAGGACAGAAGCTTACTTTAGAGATTACAAAAACCATAAGACTTGGTTTTCTTCAGCAAAATGCTTTTCATGATATCGATACTTTTGTACCTCTTGAAAAGCAGTACTATATGTTGAAACTCATCCATCAACTTAAAGAGAAAACCAGAGAAGTTATCAAAAAAGACATTCCAGTTTCACAAATTCGTAAAACAGGTATCTTTGAAAAACTAATCAACATTAAGTATACCGTAGGTAACGATGATATGTCACAATTTGATGAATACTTTGCAGCAATAGATAAGGAATGCGACAGTTTAATTGATAGTTATAGATTGTTTGAAAGGAAGAAACAATCATGA
- a CDS encoding V-type ATP synthase subunit E, giving the protein MGSINNKLDKFSNTIYTKATHEKEDIIKKAEKNRANALKEKELDCLETAYLNIQHSIRSIDQQKKEMVSKALMEQKKSLLNRREEIIEEVFSLVKKKLREYTLTEEYKDYLFKTIDANVKQIGEGNIHIIISKNDEKYLQELKERFGHEVILYDGYDDIIGGCIVENVDNRRYINDTLLESLQEKSQEFIKSCNMKSC; this is encoded by the coding sequence ATGGGTTCTATTAACAATAAATTGGATAAGTTTTCTAATACCATATATACGAAAGCTACACATGAGAAAGAAGATATCATAAAAAAAGCTGAAAAGAATCGAGCAAATGCTCTAAAGGAAAAAGAGTTGGATTGTTTGGAAACTGCATATTTAAATATTCAACATAGTATTAGATCAATCGATCAACAAAAAAAAGAGATGGTTTCTAAGGCATTGATGGAACAGAAGAAAAGCCTACTCAATCGTCGTGAAGAAATCATAGAGGAAGTTTTTAGTTTAGTCAAAAAGAAATTGAGAGAGTACACTTTAACAGAAGAATATAAAGACTACTTATTTAAGACTATTGATGCTAATGTGAAGCAAATAGGTGAGGGAAACATTCATATAATCATCAGTAAGAATGATGAAAAGTACTTACAAGAGTTGAAAGAACGTTTTGGTCATGAGGTTATATTATATGATGGCTATGATGATATCATAGGGGGATGTATCGTAGAAAATGTGGATAATAGACGTTATATAAACGATACATTACTTGAAAGTCTACAAGAAAAAAGCCAAGAATTTATTAAAAGTTGTAATATGAAATCATGTTAA
- a CDS encoding V-type ATP synthase subunit F, with amino-acid sequence MRMFLISDNVDTRSGMRLAGVDGVVVHEPNEVKDAFDECLQDRDIGIILITEKLAKLVEKDISDIKLNYPLPLIVEIPDRHGTGRTPDSITRYVRDAIGLKI; translated from the coding sequence ATGAGAATGTTTTTAATCAGTGATAACGTGGATACAAGATCGGGTATGCGTTTAGCTGGTGTGGATGGGGTAGTAGTCCATGAACCAAATGAAGTAAAAGATGCTTTCGATGAGTGTTTACAAGATCGAGATATTGGAATTATTCTAATTACAGAAAAGTTGGCTAAGTTGGTGGAAAAAGATATTAGCGATATTAAACTTAATTATCCACTACCATTAATCGTAGAGATTCCAGATCGACATGGTACAGGACGGACACCTGATTCCATTACCAGGTATGTCAGAGATGCAATAGGGCTTAAGATTTGA
- a CDS encoding ATP synthase subunit C: protein MNFILFITILLVLTTVVFGVVCTKRAVDGKKVKTFLGVNVLTFFGLLIGATIFMYGGVDASAAEMANEVVDAAMVSTGSGLGYLAAALSTGLACIGAGIAVGVTGSAALGAISENEKLLGKTLIYVGLAEGIAIYGLIISILIIGNL, encoded by the coding sequence ATGAATTTCATTTTATTTATAACAATTTTACTTGTATTAACAACAGTGGTTTTTGGAGTAGTTTGTACAAAGAGGGCTGTTGATGGAAAAAAAGTTAAAACTTTTTTAGGAGTTAATGTATTGACTTTCTTTGGCTTACTAATTGGTGCAACTATTTTCATGTATGGTGGAGTAGATGCTTCCGCAGCAGAGATGGCAAATGAAGTAGTAGATGCGGCCATGGTTAGCACAGGCTCTGGTTTAGGCTATTTAGCAGCAGCATTATCAACTGGACTTGCTTGTATTGGAGCAGGAATTGCGGTTGGTGTTACGGGTTCAGCAGCCTTAGGTGCTATTTCAGAAAACGAAAAATTATTAGGTAAGACATTAATCTATGTAGGTTTAGCAGAGGGGATTGCTATTTATGGTTTGATCATATCAATCTTGATTATTGGAAATCTTTAA
- a CDS encoding V-type ATP synthase subunit I encodes MAVEKMRFINIVGPKNSLDEFVSTCLVKRDIELVNSMSILDDVKGITPYIVENPYTHLLKSAKEALAKLGIEVNEKDLDLYNENCISDLEMTEDYMDEVNKKLKEWDDYRKQVEKDLDKKRKIKKQLLLLQDLDVEIDKFFHFNFIKFRFGSLPKYNFDKLDHYTENVDVIVIEVFQEEDQVYIMYFSPEESHEKVDSLFSSLYFHRIFISGEVEGHPKEALIKVENDITVLERKLEDLAKMVSNYATDHVEQLKKIYYSANKYYQVFHVRKYAAHSKEIFCLHGWISESELEDFRDELDKSSTISYVVEEPEDVPKLKPPTKLKNNPIFRPFQELVNMYGTPSYNEFDPTPFVAITYMLFFGMMFGDVGQGFILALLGYSAFKKSGIMLGKVIMMTGFSSMIFGLVYGSIFGIEEIGHTRIPHLITPMEDQYLILGIGIGIGVLLIIIAMLINIYNALRNKNYGKVLFDKNGVVGLVFYLALLGVVGGIVANYQFYSNPLYIILFLIVPIIILFFSHPLMKYVNHAKDVFPKEKGGFIVEAFFEVVEILLSILSNTLSFVRIGAFALNHVGLFMAVKTLGEMTGEIGGIIIFIVGNIIIIGLEGLIVFIQGLRLEYYEMFSRFYEGDGREINPFKIKYESEV; translated from the coding sequence ATGGCAGTAGAAAAAATGCGATTTATTAACATCGTTGGACCTAAAAATTCTTTAGACGAATTTGTAAGCACATGCCTTGTTAAAAGAGATATTGAACTGGTTAATTCTATGAGCATATTGGATGATGTCAAGGGTATTACTCCTTATATAGTGGAAAATCCTTATACCCATCTTTTAAAAAGCGCTAAAGAAGCATTAGCCAAATTAGGGATAGAAGTTAATGAAAAAGACTTAGATTTATACAATGAGAATTGTATATCAGATCTTGAGATGACTGAAGACTATATGGATGAAGTTAATAAAAAGCTTAAAGAATGGGATGACTACAGGAAACAGGTAGAGAAAGATTTAGATAAAAAGAGAAAGATAAAAAAGCAATTGCTACTTTTACAGGATTTGGATGTTGAGATCGATAAATTCTTTCATTTCAACTTTATTAAATTCAGATTCGGTTCTTTACCCAAGTATAATTTTGATAAACTGGATCATTACACTGAAAATGTAGATGTTATCGTTATTGAAGTCTTCCAAGAAGAGGACCAAGTATACATCATGTACTTTTCACCAGAAGAATCTCATGAAAAAGTGGACTCATTGTTTTCGTCATTATATTTTCATAGGATATTCATTTCTGGTGAGGTAGAAGGTCATCCAAAGGAAGCTCTTATAAAAGTAGAAAATGACATTACTGTTCTTGAACGGAAACTGGAAGATCTAGCTAAAATGGTTAGTAATTATGCCACAGACCATGTAGAACAATTGAAGAAAATATATTACAGTGCTAATAAATACTATCAAGTATTTCATGTGCGCAAGTACGCTGCACATTCAAAAGAAATCTTTTGTCTCCACGGTTGGATCAGTGAGTCAGAGTTAGAAGATTTTCGAGATGAATTAGATAAATCGTCAACAATTTCTTATGTCGTAGAAGAACCTGAAGATGTACCAAAATTAAAACCACCAACAAAGTTAAAAAATAATCCTATATTTAGACCTTTTCAGGAATTGGTCAATATGTATGGCACACCATCCTATAATGAATTTGACCCCACACCATTTGTAGCTATTACATACATGCTATTTTTCGGTATGATGTTTGGTGATGTGGGCCAAGGTTTTATATTAGCATTATTAGGGTATTCGGCTTTCAAAAAATCCGGTATTATGCTTGGGAAAGTTATTATGATGACTGGATTTTCTTCAATGATATTTGGTTTAGTATATGGATCAATATTTGGTATAGAAGAAATTGGGCATACCAGAATACCTCATTTAATTACGCCAATGGAAGACCAATATCTAATCTTAGGAATAGGTATAGGGATTGGTGTATTATTGATAATCATTGCTATGCTGATTAATATTTATAATGCTTTAAGAAATAAAAATTATGGTAAAGTGCTATTTGATAAAAATGGTGTTGTAGGTTTAGTGTTTTATCTAGCTTTATTAGGCGTAGTAGGAGGAATAGTAGCTAATTATCAATTCTATTCAAACCCTCTATATATTATTTTATTCCTTATAGTACCAATCATCATATTATTCTTCTCGCATCCTTTGATGAAGTATGTGAACCATGCTAAAGATGTATTTCCTAAGGAAAAGGGTGGATTTATAGTAGAAGCGTTTTTTGAAGTCGTTGAGATACTTTTATCAATACTTAGTAATACACTCTCTTTTGTACGTATAGGAGCTTTTGCTCTGAATCATGTTGGACTTTTCATGGCTGTTAAGACCTTAGGAGAGATGACTGGAGAAATTGGTGGAATCATCATCTTTATAGTAGGAAACATCATCATTATCGGGCTTGAGGGCTTAATCGTCTTTATTCAAGGTTTAAGGCTTGAATATTATGAAATGTTTAGCCGCTTTTATGAAGGGGACGGAAGAGAAATTAATCCATTTAAAATAAAATATGAATCAGAAGTTTAA
- a CDS encoding V-type ATPase subunit, with protein sequence MFSILKYSYLNTKIKAKTSKMLIDQDYEELITKQSVNEVVAFLKHKTSYGKVLSNVDEQTIHRGELEHILRNAQFRRCQKLMKLIKGYEAHFMMYNIIRYEIEDIKMMIRTLHIHHSLDEIQPSLFILEKSQINLKKLLASTTLSELVNGLKGTEYYKILVPLVESDNEASMFTIEMALDLYYFRWISKAKDRYLKGEDKRVVTRSIGEEIDILNLLWIYRVKKYYHMDKDLVYRYLIPGNNHISKALLHQMVETESVDDLLKLYKMTTYAHIFEDDNQLLFDYNHWKYILKLHEKLLKTKPFSIASIISYLHLKEVELMNIITVVEGIRYGLKPKRIKSMIFRIT encoded by the coding sequence ATGTTTTCAATATTAAAGTACAGTTATCTGAATACTAAAATTAAAGCCAAAACCAGTAAGATGTTAATTGATCAAGATTATGAAGAACTCATAACTAAGCAATCTGTCAATGAGGTCGTTGCGTTCTTAAAACATAAAACAAGCTATGGCAAGGTGCTCAGTAATGTTGATGAACAGACCATTCACAGAGGGGAATTAGAGCATATCTTAAGGAATGCTCAGTTTAGAAGATGTCAGAAGCTTATGAAGCTGATCAAAGGCTATGAAGCTCATTTTATGATGTATAATATAATACGTTATGAAATTGAAGACATAAAAATGATGATTCGAACATTGCATATCCATCATAGTCTAGATGAGATACAGCCTTCATTATTTATTTTGGAAAAGAGTCAGATTAATTTAAAGAAACTATTAGCCTCGACTACATTATCTGAATTGGTAAACGGTTTAAAAGGAACAGAATATTATAAAATATTAGTCCCTTTAGTAGAAAGTGATAATGAAGCCAGTATGTTTACAATTGAGATGGCTTTAGACTTATATTACTTCCGTTGGATATCAAAAGCTAAAGATCGTTACTTAAAAGGTGAAGACAAACGTGTCGTTACTCGATCTATTGGAGAAGAAATTGATATACTGAATTTATTATGGATTTATCGTGTCAAGAAATATTATCATATGGATAAAGATCTGGTTTATCGTTACCTCATCCCAGGTAATAATCATATCAGTAAAGCGTTGCTGCATCAAATGGTAGAAACTGAATCCGTTGATGATTTATTGAAGCTTTATAAGATGACCACATATGCCCATATCTTTGAAGATGATAATCAACTTCTATTTGATTATAATCATTGGAAGTATATTTTAAAGCTGCATGAGAAACTTCTGAAAACAAAACCTTTTTCAATTGCTTCTATTATATCCTATTTGCATCTAAAAGAAGTAGAACTGATGAATATTATTACAGTTGTTGAAGGAATTAGGTATGGCTTAAAGCCTAAAAGGATTAAGAGTATGATTTTTCGTATAACCTAG
- the ispF gene encoding 2-C-methyl-D-erythritol 2,4-cyclodiphosphate synthase — protein sequence MFRIGQGYDVHKLVEGRQLILGGVDIPFGKGLLGHSDADVLVHAIMDALIGAMAEGDIGKHFPDTDSRYKGASSMKLLEEVNKLLKDKGYKIANIDATIIAQQPKMLPFIQHMKDNISHTIGIETSKLNIKATTEEGLGFTGNGLGISAQAICLLLANTP from the coding sequence ATGTTTCGTATTGGACAAGGATATGACGTTCATAAACTAGTTGAAGGACGTCAATTAATTTTAGGTGGTGTAGATATACCTTTTGGAAAAGGGTTGTTAGGTCATTCTGATGCAGATGTATTGGTTCACGCTATTATGGATGCATTAATTGGAGCAATGGCAGAAGGGGATATAGGTAAACACTTCCCAGATACGGATTCGAGATATAAAGGTGCTTCAAGTATGAAATTACTTGAGGAAGTAAATAAACTACTAAAAGACAAGGGGTATAAAATAGCTAATATAGATGCAACAATCATTGCCCAACAACCTAAGATGCTACCTTTTATTCAGCATATGAAAGATAATATCAGTCATACTATAGGCATTGAAACAAGCAAGTTAAATATTAAGGCAACAACTGAAGAAGGGTTAGGCTTTACTGGCAATGGCTTAGGTATTTCAGCCCAAGCGATTTGTTTACTATTAGCGAATACACCTTGA
- the pcrA gene encoding DNA helicase PcrA, with protein sequence MVDISTLNEMQRKAVLQTEGPVLILAGAGSGKTRVLTHRIAYILEEKNVMPYNILAITFTNKAATEMKERVASLVGDQANEMWVSTFHSACVRILRAHIDKLGYDRSFVIYDTEDQKGLMKQCIKELNMNEKNFNPRSMIGEVSSAKNELLTPKQYETEAMGDFRKEQVARIYKLYQEKLFSNNALDFDDIIFRTVELFRCRPDVLERYQDRFRYIMVDEYQDTNTAQYKFIRLLAGKHKNLCVVGDDDQSIYKFRGANIRNILDFEKDFENSFVVRLEQNYRCTKKILDAANYVIRNNSKRKSKTLWTDNKDGDLITVFEAENERNEAGYIADQIIKGIEDDGYEYNDYAILYRTNAQSRAIEESFMVSNIPYRLYGGVAFYQRKEVKDILCYLKTISNSKDDIAVKRIINVPKRGIGAASVNKVDILASQNDMDFFAVLRNANEFSTLGRASTKLFNFANFMLTLKMQMNHMSLVKFVEHVIDEIAYKEYLKKDYPEDYDSRIENINELISKVAEYEERVDDPDLAGLLEEIALVAAIDSFEGDNRVSLMTLHSAKGLEFPRVFLAGVEDGVFPSYMSIVSEDETDIEEERRLCYVGITRAEHQLYLTHARCRMVKGLTQFSKPSRFLREIPEELLQFESASERPSSVQMHQSKSFNNSMRTNNFKKRYQTEKPGLTFGNVSEKDLFLQPGDLVKHKKFGTGTVKKVESGGADLQVTIYFMKVGEKKLLAKLAGIKKIDD encoded by the coding sequence ATGGTGGATATTTCAACGTTAAATGAGATGCAGCGAAAAGCTGTACTTCAAACTGAAGGACCTGTACTTATTTTAGCTGGAGCGGGTTCAGGTAAGACTCGCGTATTGACACATCGTATTGCTTATATATTAGAAGAAAAAAATGTTATGCCCTACAATATTTTAGCTATAACCTTTACAAACAAGGCAGCTACTGAAATGAAGGAAAGGGTAGCTAGTTTGGTTGGAGATCAGGCTAATGAAATGTGGGTAAGTACATTTCACTCAGCTTGTGTTAGAATACTTCGTGCTCATATTGATAAACTTGGGTATGATCGTTCTTTTGTAATCTATGATACAGAAGATCAAAAGGGATTAATGAAACAGTGTATTAAAGAATTGAACATGAATGAAAAGAACTTTAATCCTCGAAGTATGATTGGTGAAGTTTCTTCAGCGAAGAATGAATTGCTCACACCCAAGCAGTATGAAACAGAAGCTATGGGTGATTTTCGTAAAGAGCAAGTTGCAAGAATATATAAGTTATATCAAGAAAAATTATTTAGTAACAATGCATTGGATTTTGATGATATTATCTTTAGAACTGTTGAGTTATTTAGATGTCGTCCAGATGTACTTGAACGTTATCAAGATCGTTTCCGTTACATCATGGTTGATGAGTATCAGGACACGAATACAGCACAATATAAATTTATTCGATTACTTGCAGGGAAGCATAAGAATCTCTGCGTAGTAGGTGATGATGACCAATCTATTTATAAGTTTAGAGGGGCTAATATTCGTAATATCTTAGATTTTGAAAAAGATTTTGAAAATTCCTTTGTGGTACGCTTAGAGCAGAATTATCGTTGTACAAAGAAAATTTTAGATGCAGCTAATTATGTTATCAGAAATAATAGTAAGAGAAAATCTAAAACTTTATGGACGGATAATAAAGATGGTGACTTAATTACTGTTTTTGAAGCAGAAAATGAACGTAATGAAGCTGGTTATATAGCTGACCAAATCATTAAGGGTATTGAAGATGATGGTTATGAGTACAACGATTATGCGATTTTATACCGTACAAATGCTCAATCACGTGCTATAGAAGAAAGTTTCATGGTAAGCAATATACCTTATCGTTTGTATGGTGGTGTTGCCTTCTATCAAAGGAAGGAAGTTAAAGACATTCTTTGTTATCTCAAAACCATTAGTAACAGTAAAGACGATATAGCTGTCAAAAGGATTATTAACGTACCTAAAAGAGGAATAGGTGCAGCTTCAGTTAATAAAGTTGATATATTAGCATCACAGAATGATATGGATTTTTTTGCTGTATTACGGAATGCCAATGAATTCAGTACTTTAGGCAGAGCCTCAACGAAGCTTTTTAACTTCGCAAACTTCATGCTCACATTAAAAATGCAAATGAATCATATGTCATTAGTTAAGTTTGTTGAACACGTTATTGATGAAATAGCATATAAGGAGTACCTTAAGAAAGATTATCCAGAAGACTACGATTCACGTATAGAAAACATTAATGAATTGATTTCAAAGGTGGCAGAATATGAAGAGCGTGTAGATGATCCAGATCTAGCAGGCTTATTGGAAGAAATTGCTTTAGTCGCAGCCATCGATAGCTTTGAAGGCGATAATCGTGTATCCTTGATGACCTTACACAGTGCAAAAGGGTTAGAGTTTCCTAGAGTATTCCTAGCAGGTGTAGAAGATGGTGTCTTCCCAAGTTATATGAGCATCGTATCTGAAGATGAAACAGATATTGAAGAAGAAAGAAGACTTTGTTACGTAGGTATAACAAGGGCTGAGCACCAACTTTACTTAACACATGCACGTTGTAGAATGGTAAAAGGGTTAACCCAATTCTCAAAGCCATCACGATTCCTTCGAGAAATTCCAGAGGAATTACTCCAGTTTGAATCGGCTTCAGAGCGACCAAGTTCTGTTCAAATGCACCAATCAAAAAGTTTTAATAATAGTATGCGTACAAACAACTTCAAGAAGCGTTACCAAACTGAAAAACCTGGTTTAACCTTTGGCAATGTAAGTGAGAAGGATTTGTTCTTACAACCCGGTGATCTTGTAAAGCACAAAAAATTCGGAACAGGAACAGTTAAGAAGGTTGAGTCAGGTGGAGCTGATCTACAAGTGACGATTTACTTTATGAAAGTTGGAGAAAAGAAATTGTTGGCTAAGTTAGCTGGGATAAAAAAAATTGATGATTAA
- a CDS encoding YerC/YecD family TrpR-related protein, with protein MNNKVRSEITDRLFKAILSLENVDECYKFFEDICTIHEIQSLAQRLEVAEMLNEQKTYNEICDKTGASTATISRVNRALHYGADGYNLVIDRLPAKNL; from the coding sequence ATGAATAATAAAGTTCGTTCAGAAATAACTGACCGTTTATTTAAAGCAATACTATCTTTAGAGAATGTAGATGAATGTTATAAATTTTTTGAAGATATATGTACGATACATGAAATACAATCTTTAGCTCAAAGGTTGGAAGTAGCAGAGATGTTGAATGAGCAAAAGACTTATAACGAAATTTGTGATAAAACAGGAGCCTCAACAGCTACTATAAGTCGTGTTAATAGGGCTTTGCATTATGGGGCAGATGGATATAATTTAGTGATTGATCGATTACCAGCTAAAAACCTATAG